The proteins below are encoded in one region of Methanosarcina barkeri 3:
- a CDS encoding IS1 family transposase (programmed frameshift) has protein sequence MGKRGPKPKFTGVSCPNKDCKFHGISGKNNIVGNGTYQIKNRSVHKYICRECGRVFNDRTDTFFDNLRKDEFIIKLALKMAIRGMSNEGIADVLEIQPVTVSNWLSRAAKQCDNVNEDLMKDINVSRVEMDELWVIIKKKVAPRSKVEDDGAWMWVSFAPESRLIIDFKIGPRKQYVADELIEGTDKRLSDSKPIFVTDGLKFYSEALLKKYGEWMEFPRTGKRGRPKKPRLVASKNLKYAQVIKNRKGKKLHKVEKKVVFGESIDQKRISTSLLERQNLTFRQDNNRISRKTIGFSKKTKYLFNQMKLYITHFNFCRNHMGLTKEKEDGVFEKKTPAQESGITKKKWSLIELLNYKSTKISTN, from the exons ATGGGTAAAAGAGGACCAAAACCAAAATTCACTGGCGTTTCCTGTCCAAACAAAGATTGTAAATTTCATGGTATTTCTGGAAAGAATAATATCGTAGGTAACGGCACATATCAAATCAAGAACAGGAGTGTTCATAAATACATCTGCCGCGAATGCGGCAGAGTATTCAACGATCGAACAGACACTTTCTTTGACAATCTTCGTAAGGATGAATTCATCATTAAGTTAGCTTTGAAAATGGCTATTAGAGGAATGTCAAATGAAGGTATTGCAGATGTGCTGGAAATTCAACCAGTTACAGTCAGTAATTGGTTATCTCGTGCAGCAAAACAATGTGATAATGTAAATGAAGATTTGATGAAAGATATCAATGTTTCTAGAGTTGAGATGGACGAGCTGTGGGTAATAATAAA AAAAAAAGTTGCTCCAAGAAGCAAAGTTGAAGATGATGGAGCATGGATGTGGGTAAGCTTTGCACCTGAATCAAGGCTAATAATTGATTTTAAAATTGGACCAAGAAAACAGTATGTAGCAGACGAACTGATAGAGGGTACAGATAAACGTCTTTCAGATTCAAAACCCATTTTCGTTACAGATGGATTAAAGTTCTATTCTGAAGCTCTTTTGAAAAAATACGGAGAATGGATGGAGTTTCCTAGAACAGGAAAGAGAGGAAGACCAAAGAAACCAAGATTAGTAGCCAGTAAAAACCTGAAATATGCTCAAGTTATCAAAAATAGGAAAGGGAAGAAGCTCCATAAAGTTGAAAAGAAAGTTGTTTTCGGTGAAAGTATTGATCAAAAAAGAATATCAACGAGTTTACTGGAAAGACAAAACCTAACTTTCAGACAAGACAACAATAGAATCTCAAGGAAAACAATAGGCTTTTCCAAGAAAACCAAATACTTGTTCAACCAAATGAAGCTTTATATTACTCATTTTAATTTTTGCAGGAATCATATGGGATTAACAAAAGAAAAGGAAGATGGAGTCTTTGAGAAAAAGACGCCTGCACAAGAGTCTGGAATTACTAAGAAAAAATGGTCACTCATAGAATTATTAAATTATAAGTCGACAAAAATATCAACTAATTAA